CAGCAGATGAACATCTACGACCGGCTCTACTACTGGGACGGCTTCCCGCCCCGCATCAAGCCCTCCCTGGCCGCGGAACTTCCGCAGACCCCGGACGACCTCACCTGGATCATCAAGCTGCGGCCGGGAGTCAAGTTCCACAACGGCGAGCCGTTTGGGGCGGAAGCGGTGAAGTTCACGTTCGAATGGCTGCTCGATCCCAGGAACGAGTCTCACTACCGGCCCCGCTTCGCGTTCATCGAGTCGATGGAAGTCCTGGACCCGCTGACGCTGAAGATCCGCACCAAGGAGCCGGCGCCGATCCTGCGCTACTGGCTGGTGGACTTCACCGTCATGGCGCCGGGTTATGTGCGCTCGGTGGGCAGCGTCGAGGCTTCGCGGAACCCCATCGGCGCCGGGCCCTACAAGTTCGTGCGCTGGGACCGCGATGAACGGCTTGTGCTGGAGGCCAATCCCGGATACTGGAACAAGCCGCCGGCGATCAAGCGCGTGGAGTTCAGGTTTATCCCCGATTTCAGCGCGCGCCTGGCATCCCTGCTGGCCGGGGAGTCCGACATCGTCAAGGACGTGCCGCCGGTCGCGGTGGAACAGGTCAACCGCAGCGGCCTGGCCGAGGTCAGGGGCGTGGCGTCGTCGCGCATCAACTACCTTGCCCTGGTCAACTTCAAGCCCGGCCCGCTGCAGGACCGCCGCGTGCGCCAGGCGCTGAACTACGCGGTGAACGTGGATGAGATCGTTACCAACCTGTTCAAGGGGCGGGCCACGCGCATCCCCGGCGCGCTATCGTCCATCAACGAGAACGTGAACCCCAACCTCAAGCCCTACCCGTTCGACCCGGAGCGGGCGGTCCAGCTCATCAAGGAAGCCGGCTACGATCCCACCAAGCTGGAGTTTACCCTCGACTCACCGTCCGGGCGCTACCCGCTGGACAAGGAGGCCTCCGAGGCGATCGCTTCTTACCTGGGCCGCATCGGCATCAGGGTGCGGATCGTGGTGAACGAGTGGGGCACCCACCTCGACAAGATCATCAACCGCCGCACCGGCGAGATGTTCTACCTTGGGTGGGGCCCGGCGCTGGAGGCTCAGGGCACGATCGCCGAGCTGTTCCGGCCCGAGCGGACGTACAGCGGATTCGGGACGTCGAACCTGACGCTCGAGATCAACAAGGCCATCCCGATCGTGGACCTCAAGAAGCGGCAGGCGGCCTGGCACCGGATCCAGGTGATGCTCTACACCGAGGCGCCCTGGGTCTTCCTGTGGCAGCAGCACGACCTCTACGGGGTGAACAAGCGCGTGACGTGGGGACCTCACCCTGCTGAGAAGATATTCCTGCACGACGCATCGTGGGCAAAGCGGTAGGCCGGGAATCCCGGCGGCCCAGCCGGTCAGGAGATAGGGCGGGCCCGTCGGCCTGACGGGCTCGCCCGCCAGCGGATTTCGCATGCTTCAGTTTGTTGCCCGCCGTCTTCTGGAGGCCCTGGTGGTGGTGTTCCTGGCCCTCACCGTGGTCTTCGCCCTCCAGTTCCTCGCCGGCGATCCGGTCAAGCTCTTCCTGCCGACGGACACAACACAGAAGGAGATCGAGGAGTTCCGCGAGCGACTGGGGTTCAACGATCCCTGGCTGGTGCAGTACGTGCGGTTTCTCCGGGGCGCGCTGCGCGGTGACTTCGGCAACTCGCTCCGGCAGCATGAACCCGCGCTGGTCCTGGTGCTGCACCGGTTCCCGGCCACGCTCTCGCTCTCCGGCGTGGCGATGCTGCTCGCCCTGGTCATAGCAATCCCGGTTGGCGTCATCTCGGCCGCGCGGCGCAACTCGTGGTTCGATCACCTGGGAATCGGCTCCACGGTGCTGGGTCAGGCCATTCCCGGATTCTGGTTGGGACTGATGCTGATCTACGTCTTCTCGGTCTGGCTGCGCGTGCTGCCGACCGGCGGGCGGGGAACGTGGCTGCACTTCATCATGCCGTCGGTAACCCTGGCGGCGTTCGTGGCGGCCCGGTTCGCGCGTCTGACGCGCTCGATGATGCTGGACGTCCTGGGCCAGGACTACATCCGCACCGCACGCGCCAAGGGGCTGGCACCACCGCGCGTCCTCTACAAGCACGCGCTCAAGAACGCATCCCTGCCCATCGTCACGCTGCTGGCGCTCCAGCTCGGCCAGTTGCTGGGGGGCGCGGTCATCACCGAGACGATCTTCGCCTGGCCCGGGGTGGGGAGGTTCCTGGTGCAGGCGCTGCTGAACCGCGACTTCCCTGTCGTGCTCGTCGGCGTCTTCCTCACAGCGGTCCTGTACTCGGCGCTGAACCTGGTGGCCGACATGGCCTATGCCTGGCTCAACCCAAGGATCCGGTATGAGTAATGCCGCCGTGACCATGGCACCGGCGCTGACGGAGCCCCGACGCGCACGCAGGCGGATGCCCCTGAACCGCTCCGGCGCACTTGGGTTGATCGTCGTCGCGCTGGTGGTAGGAGTAGCGGTGCTGGCTCCATTGATCACGCCCTACGGCCCCGCGGACAGCGACCTGGTCAAGACGCTGCAGCCGCCGTCGCGCGCCCACTGGATGGGCACCGATCAGCTCGGAAGAGACCTGTTCACGCGCATCCTCTACGGCGCGCGGGTCTCGCTGACGATCGGACTGGTCACTGTCGGCGTCTCAGGAGTCCTCGGGCTCGTCGTCGGCCTCATCTCGGGCTACCTAGGCGGGTTGACCGACGTAGTCCTCATGCGGCTGGTGGACGTGCAGCTTTCCTTTCCATTCATACTCCTGGCGTTAGTAGTAAACGCCATCCTGGGCATCGGATTGCAGAACATCATCCTGACGCTGATCATCACTGGGTGGGTCGTCTATGCGCGCCTGGTCCGGGGTGAGGTGCTGGCGCTCAAGACCCTCGACTACGTGGAGGCGGCGCGGGCGCTGGGCGCGCAGCAGATGCGGATCGTCCTCCGCCACCTGCTTCCCAACCTATGGACCCCGGTCATCATCCTGTCGTCGCTTCAGGTTGCTCAGTT
Above is a window of Armatimonadota bacterium DNA encoding:
- a CDS encoding ABC transporter permease, which encodes MLQFVARRLLEALVVVFLALTVVFALQFLAGDPVKLFLPTDTTQKEIEEFRERLGFNDPWLVQYVRFLRGALRGDFGNSLRQHEPALVLVLHRFPATLSLSGVAMLLALVIAIPVGVISAARRNSWFDHLGIGSTVLGQAIPGFWLGLMLIYVFSVWLRVLPTGGRGTWLHFIMPSVTLAAFVAARFARLTRSMMLDVLGQDYIRTARAKGLAPPRVLYKHALKNASLPIVTLLALQLGQLLGGAVITETIFAWPGVGRFLVQALLNRDFPVVLVGVFLTAVLYSALNLVADMAYAWLNPRIRYE
- a CDS encoding ABC transporter permease, giving the protein MTMAPALTEPRRARRRMPLNRSGALGLIVVALVVGVAVLAPLITPYGPADSDLVKTLQPPSRAHWMGTDQLGRDLFTRILYGARVSLTIGLVTVGVSGVLGLVVGLISGYLGGLTDVVLMRLVDVQLSFPFILLALVVNAILGIGLQNIILTLIITGWVVYARLVRGEVLALKTLDYVEAARALGAQQMRIVLRHLLPNLWTPVIILSSLQVAQFIVAEAAISFLGFGVQPPMASWGNMLNEGKTYIYNAWWMTTFPGVALVLTALGVNLVGDWLRDTLDPRLGP